A stretch of the Aggregatibacter sp. HMT-949 genome encodes the following:
- a CDS encoding lysine/arginine/ornithine ABC transporter substrate-binding protein, translating to MKKRLLAAILMGVSAISAAEELTFGTEPSYPPFEATTEKGELVGFDIDVALAICKQIGATCHFKTQPFDALIPSLKAKRFDAAMSAIDITEAREKQVLFSAPYYDSSASYIALKGKDLASAKNIGVQNGSTFQQYTVAETPQYTPKSYVNLQDAILDLQNGRIDIVLSDTALLADILKKEPNLQFVGEKVSNEKYFGRGVGIALNKANKALQTRLNQGLNAIKANGEYQEIYDKWMQK from the coding sequence ATGAAAAAAAGACTATTAGCCGCGATTTTAATGGGCGTTAGCGCCATTTCTGCAGCAGAAGAATTAACGTTTGGCACCGAACCGAGCTATCCGCCTTTTGAAGCTACCACCGAAAAAGGTGAATTGGTCGGTTTTGATATCGATGTGGCACTGGCAATTTGTAAACAAATCGGCGCCACCTGTCATTTCAAAACCCAACCTTTCGATGCGTTAATTCCAAGCTTAAAAGCCAAACGTTTTGATGCGGCTATGTCGGCAATTGATATTACCGAAGCACGCGAAAAACAGGTTTTATTCAGTGCACCTTATTATGACAGTTCGGCGAGTTATATCGCGCTGAAAGGCAAAGATTTAGCGAGCGCAAAAAATATCGGCGTACAAAATGGTTCCACTTTCCAACAATATACGGTTGCGGAAACACCGCAATATACGCCGAAATCTTACGTGAATTTACAAGACGCAATTTTAGATTTACAAAACGGTCGGATCGATATCGTGTTAAGTGATACCGCACTGTTGGCAGATATATTGAAAAAAGAGCCGAATCTGCAATTTGTCGGTGAAAAAGTCAGCAATGAAAAATATTTCGGGCGCGGCGTCGGAATCGCCTTAAACAAAGCAAATAAAGCGCTTCAAACCCGTTTAAACCAGGGATTAAACGCCATTAAGGCGAACGGCGAATATCAAGAAATCTATGATAAATGGATGCAGAAATAA
- the glpX gene encoding class II fructose-bisphosphatase has translation MNRALAIEFSRVTEAAALAAYGWLGRGNKNAADEAAVKAMRYMLNLIHMDGEIVIGEGEIDEAPMLYIGEKVGSGNGELVSIAVDPIDGTRMTAMGQSNAISVLAAGGKHTFLKAPDMYMEKIVVGPEVKGMIDLTLPLEQNLRRTASRLGKSLSDLTVMILAKPRHEKAIQQMYDLGVRVLAIPDGDVAASVLCCLPDAEVDMLYGIGGAPEGVAAAAAIRALGGDMQARLIPRNQVKDDSEENRKIAANEIQRCAVAGVQVNAVLKLEDIVRDDNLVFTATGITNGDLLKGISRKGNLAGTETLLIRGKSRTIRKIQSLHYLDRKDSEIYKILNL, from the coding sequence ATGAATCGTGCATTGGCTATTGAATTTTCTCGTGTAACGGAAGCGGCGGCATTAGCAGCTTATGGTTGGCTCGGACGCGGCAATAAAAACGCTGCGGATGAGGCGGCGGTGAAAGCGATGCGTTATATGCTCAACCTTATTCATATGGACGGCGAAATCGTTATCGGCGAAGGAGAAATAGACGAAGCACCAATGCTTTATATCGGCGAAAAAGTAGGTTCCGGCAACGGAGAATTGGTTTCTATTGCAGTGGATCCGATTGATGGTACGCGGATGACCGCAATGGGCCAATCTAACGCGATTTCCGTTTTGGCGGCAGGCGGCAAACATACGTTCTTAAAAGCGCCGGATATGTATATGGAAAAAATAGTAGTCGGTCCGGAAGTAAAAGGTATGATCGATTTAACTCTTCCGCTTGAACAAAATTTGCGCCGTACGGCTTCCCGCTTAGGCAAGTCTTTATCCGATTTAACCGTCATGATATTGGCAAAACCGCGCCATGAAAAGGCGATTCAACAAATGTACGACTTGGGCGTACGCGTATTGGCGATTCCGGACGGAGACGTCGCGGCCTCTGTGTTATGTTGTTTACCGGATGCCGAAGTAGATATGCTGTACGGTATCGGCGGTGCGCCGGAAGGTGTAGCGGCAGCAGCGGCAATACGCGCTTTAGGTGGCGATATGCAAGCGCGTTTAATTCCGCGTAACCAAGTGAAGGATGATAGCGAAGAAAACCGAAAAATCGCCGCCAATGAAATTCAACGCTGTGCAGTCGCGGGTGTGCAAGTCAATGCGGTGCTGAAATTAGAGGACATCGTACGTGACGATAATCTGGTTTTTACTGCAACGGGCATTACCAACGGTGATTTACTGAAAGGCATTTCCCGCAAAGGTAACCTCGCCGGCACGGAAACCTTACTGATTCGTGGCAAATCTCGCACCATTCGTAAAATCCAATCGCTTCATTATTTAGATCGTAAAGATTCGGAAATTTATAAAATTTTGAATCTTTAA
- the zapB gene encoding cell division protein ZapB encodes MSLEILNQLEDKIKQAVETIQLLQLEVEELKEQKNQAQQTIESLQNENEQLKNEHHNWQEHIRSLLGKFDNV; translated from the coding sequence ATGTCATTAGAAATTTTAAACCAGCTTGAAGATAAAATTAAACAAGCGGTAGAAACCATTCAATTGCTTCAACTTGAAGTGGAAGAATTAAAAGAGCAAAAAAACCAAGCTCAACAAACTATCGAGTCATTACAAAACGAAAATGAACAACTGAAAAACGAACACCATAATTGGCAAGAACATATTCGTTCATTACTCGGCAAATTTGATAATGTTTAA